The Mytilus galloprovincialis chromosome 4, xbMytGall1.hap1.1, whole genome shotgun sequence genome contains a region encoding:
- the LOC143070955 gene encoding uncharacterized protein LOC143070955, with product MSSERNRGLYNELVCRSLQLGDRVRRGPDWRFEEQDSGLAGTVVGQEPGTKAVWVEWDSGHLNVYIYDELNNIYSIKKVYEPRVLYDEMVAVGCKVTRGIDWTYDNADGGPGTIGTVLKVKQDGSIVVRWKFKNTGEYKMGKNGLFEIQMCNDSSTSQPTYSAGITSNKYQSGEFSFEHYDTDRLKTTNTADTEQSREQERVHYDEYVLNVNNESVNVSWEYEDGTEWKRYEKNLNVRIEKAYQRNKVGSTILKFEKETYLIHFKTMVKENSKTKREVRVRRKE from the exons ATGTCTTCTGAAAGAAACCGTGGTTTATATAATGAACTAGTGTGTCGATCTCTACAACTTGGAGACCGAGTACGACGTGGTCCAGATTGGAGATTTGAAGAACAGGATTCTGGATTGGCAGGAACAGTAGTTGGACAAGAACCTGGCACTA AAGCAGTTTGGGTAGAATGGGATAGTGGTCATTTAAACGTTTATATCTACGACGAACTTAACAATATTTATAGTATTAAAAAAGTATATGAACCAAGAGTGTTATATGATGAAATGGTTGCCGTTGGATGCAAAGTGACACGAG GTATTGATTGGACATATGACAATGCTGATGGTGGACCTGGGACGATCGGGACTGTACTTAAAGTAAAACAGGATGGATCTATTGTT GTCCGCTGGAAATTTAAGAATACTGGCGAATACAAAATGGGAAAAAATGGATTATTCGAAATTCAAATGTG TAACGATTCATCTACTAGTCAACCCACTTATAGTGCAGGTATAACCTCCAACAAATACCAAAGTGGTGAATTTTCCTTTGAGCATTATGATACTGACCGTCTGAAGACTACAAATACAGCTGACACCGAACAGAGCAGGGAACAGGAACGAGTACATTATGATGAATATGTACTCAATGTTAATAATGAAAGTG TTAATGTTTCTTGGGAATATGAAGATGGAACTGAATGGAAAAGATATGAAAAAAACCTGAATGTAAGAATTGAAAAAGCTTACCAGCGCAATAAAGTAGGAAGCACTATTCTAAAGTTCGAAAAAGAAAc ATatcttatacattttaaaacaatgGTTAAAGAAAACAGTAAAACAAAGAGAGAAGTTAGAGTGCGCAGAAAAG AATAG